A window of Pyrus communis chromosome 3, drPyrComm1.1, whole genome shotgun sequence genomic DNA:
ttaaatttgtgaaatgatatgttatctcactgattgattaacataattaaatattaatattgtgcTTCGTGATTCCTTGATATGTTACAAGCTATGTATTGAGATATAATGTTGGAAGCATAGTGATTggtatgatgaagtgaaatgtgatttgacttgtgtattgGAAATGGTTGTGACATGTGATTGAAATGCATATTGAATTGTTTGGGAGATGTGAGGTCTAGTAATTGACCGATAACCCATTGTGATGTGGATTTGTGCTCGATATTGCTTCGTTTCGTTGAGTTTTCGTGAATTGAGTAACTTGAATCATGTCTTGTTCCTTCGAGCCGTTGTTATGCTTCTTGGACATCCGTTCAATTCTGTTGGGTGGTCTAGAACTGAGTTTTGCTTagattccattgagtgatggtcTGGAATCCCCTTTGGTGCCTAGGTCCATTGGGTGGTCCAAAATCCCTTTTTCCAAAGATGTAGTCTTCAACCGAATTGTGTTGCTCTAGCCTTGCGTTTCGACatgttgtatgtgttattgatgatgtgatggttgacattattgattgatgtgattatggaatgacgttggatatgagtgtggttatcatgagtattttagttgattaatatttctagagaataaggtgtactttgttaattcttaactatgttacacactatgaaatgcgattttatgtgggaaacgtgatgaattatttgatggatgaagtggaaatgttaatcgtcatgtgggattgttatgttggatatcattgttattgttatgattagacttgttgataaatgtggctagagaatggtattgtgcttctttggttctttgaaatgatatatgttgtgaattgcagTATCATGTTGCGACATAATGACCTATATATGGATGGAggggaaatcatgattttcaggtgggtttgttatgtaaccctgagtcgagtaatttcatgcttgtcaagttctattgattgattgagaaatgttatgcctttcgacttaatcggactgtgatatatgtcaattattgtgcatgacgaactacgaatggcttgatccctgcttagggtacgtaggcaatctaacggggaggttagatgcagccataaggCATACGAAAAATTTCCATGCGATTCGATTCTTGAGTTGTGCTTTGCCCATATTCCGAAGGTGGTGTATGATGAATATGGATTTTTGatgacgtcacgtgtcaattctGGACGTATGTTGGGATTAGGGCGTGACAGTCGAGGGTTGAGGTAGGGTGCcctgaaactttttttttttttttttttaattgagtgGATCGGGGTTGAGGGAGGGAGAGGGTTGGATTTGCACATATGGGTGGAGGCCTAGAAGGGAGGGACGGTCGGGGTTGAGGAagaacaacttttttttttctttcttttttttttgtaattttgtaattttgtaatttttaatttttaatttttaatatccacgtgggACCCTTAATGACACGTAGCATCCAGTTATTGTCTACGTGGGCACCACATCATCAATTAATGGAAGACTTAACAACcaaactaacggatgtatgagattgtcccaaaattaatactttaggtatgactttgggacgaaaaaaacttcatgtaccaaatgttaaaAACTACGAAATTTCAAATTAGTAAATTGatatttatccaaaaaaaaaatatagtcaTCCCATATAAGTGATCTGCAAGTATTAACCATCTTTtattcaactctctctctctagttttcATCGGGTGTTTCGAAGCAAGTTCACCTATTGGAAAGGTGGCTTCTCAGTCAGACATTCAAACTCTTAGACGTTgagaaaaggaaaagcaaaCATCATTACACCATATTATAATGGCATGTTGGTGTATCGACAATACtttataatattaaaaagtTCCCTGTATATGCTAGTTGCTCCATATGACCTCACTTTTCTACTCTTCATTTGGACGTATCTGGAAAAATTGCATCTCCCCTTTTGCATCTGTTCCTTCCCTTCTAGACATATGTTTGATGTTCTTGACCCGACATCTTCAATTTcccttctttattttctttgaaaaatctAAGATGGTGATGAAAGTAGGGCAACTACTTTTGCAGTTTCATGATCTAGGGTTTGGCTTCAAAGGCTTTGATTTTTCGTTTTCGTGAGCCTAAAAGAATTCAGTGCTAGCTAGCTTGGTTTCTTAGCTTGCGTCacatttttgaaagaaaaaaaaaaaaaaatcagcttTTGAGTATTCATAGCTAGCTTCTTCTTCAGAGGATTTATTAGGTTTGGAAAAAATTAATGTCAGGCGTCGATCCTGATCCTGATGCACCCACCAACACAAGTCCAGGTGCGCCATCCTCCCCCGCTCGCCGGCCTCGAGGCCGTCCTCCCGGCGCAAAGAACAAGCCCAAGCCGCCCCTCATAATCGCACAAGACACCCCAAATGCGCTCACATCTCATGTTCTTGAAGTTTCCTCCGGTTCAGACGTTGTTGAATCGGTGATGACCTACGCCACCCGCCGTGGCCGAGGCGTTTGCGTGCTGAGCGGAAGCGGTGCAGTGGCTAATGTCAACCTGCGCCAGCCAGCCGCAGCAGTACTACCTTTAGGAAGCAGTAGTACTGTGCTGACGATGCACGGTCGTTTTGAAATCCTGTCTCTAACCGGCACGTGCCTGCCTCCACCGGCCCCATCAGGAACCAGTGGCTTGGCTCTATATCTGGCTGGTGGGCAAGGACAGGTTGTTGGAGGGAGTGTTGTAGGACCCTTGAGGGCTTCAGGGCCTGTGACGTTGATTGTGGCTTCTTTTGCTAATGCAGTGTATGATAGGTTGCcgctggaggaggaggagaaggaggctCCACCGCCGCCATTGCAAGCGACGGCTTCGCAATCTTCGGGAGTGACAGGCAGCGGTAGCGGTGGGGATGGGTACAATTTGGGGATGTTGAGAACTTTTCCTGGTGATGTATGTGGTTGGAATAGTGGGAGTAGTTAGAACTTAATGCTTCAGAAGGACTAGAATATGCATGGATTGTTCTTTAAAGAGTTCATCTAATCTGTAAGTCCGTGTTCAGACATTGTAAAATCCATCCAGCTGAAATTGTTCAATAAATTTCGGATCTTCTTTATTTTCCTAATTGTGTGATCGATTTATGGATGCTTTGTTACATAATGCATATATAATGTGTCAATTGAACtactttttctttctaaaatccAGGTAAGAATAACAGTTCCATCTGattaatttttacaaaaagtTGCAACATGAGTCCTTGAAGTTTGATCCTATTGTTCATGAACTTGTTAGAACGTGAAGCAAATGATCTCTCTACGTTTTGTTAGAACTTACTGTCTCTTATATATTTGTctttaaacttttttattttgtatgaaaatttCTAAGGGTGTTATGTAAAGGATTATTGCTCCAAAGTCTAAAAATAACTAATGGTTcaatttctttagtttttaaCACTCATTGTTGTCGGTTTGGTGTGCTTATTTAGTCATTTCCTCTTCTAAAAGTTTGGCTAGAAACTTAGATAATTTTGAAAGTATCTTGAATTAACGTCTCGGACAACATTGAGACTTGAAATATTTCATGCATTGGTCTATTTTGTTTGACCTTTCGATCAACTAGCTAATTTAGTCAAGCTAGCTAGCCATGGAAGCAACTTCATTACTGAGTCTGAAACTATCAGGATAACAAATTACCGTTTTGAATATTATATAACAATGAAACAGACAGTGTAAGCGTCACAAATTAAACATGTGACTCTATATTAtattgtaaaattaaaaaatcaggTGGTGCACTTGATAAATTTAGAACACTCCCACATTAGTTAGTGCCTCATATTATTTAAATCTCTCTTATAAAGGGGCAATGATTTATACacacttcttttctttttttgtacaTCCACGTttatttgctattttttttcattCGATCAAAAGGTTAAAAATAAACACAAGTATGCTTTTATtataaaactaattagcaaCATGCGGAGTAGCTGAACTACTTATAATTAAGTATATGCAAAATCTCTTCTTTCTTCACTGTGAAATTCACTCTCAACATTCGCGTCATAAAATAAACCAGTTACttaacaattatatatttttactgCTTCAGGCAAGATTCTCATTCTCTGGTTTCACCAATCAGCTAAGCACCTTTTGTCATTTATTTGTACATTTTATTGTTGGCGAATTGGTGCAAGACACACATGCCTAAACCAAGCATTATTGTACGTATATATCAGTGTATAAATAttcatattaatttcttggttaATTAGAGCTCAAATGTTAATGGtaactaaataaacaaattaccAGTAACTTCTAACGTGTGGGTAGTTCTTACAATACGATAATGCGTGTTCTACATACGAATACGAGTGAAATTTTGGTAACACGACGTGATGAGGTTCAACCTAAACATGAACGGAGGTTATATAACTATCATGTAAGACCTCAGCTGCTAGCTCCCTCCTTTTCCCTCCACAAACACACTCCTCAAAACGCGTAACGCAATTCTCTAAAAACGGCATATCAGCATAGACTcggtccctctctctctcaaaccatCTGTTCCTCCTAAGTTGTGGGGGTAAAAAACAACccccctcctcttcttcctctagCGATAATAATGTCTCCTTCCATTTCTTTGGGCACACTTCTGCCTTTCCCAATTCAATGGAGTCACTTTACGTTACTATTTTCCTGAGAAACCATTTTGTTATTCTACATTGTATACAACGTTGATTGAAATCATAAATAGGGATCGAAGAATTTGGTaatcgaaaaagaaaaagaagtagaGAGATTGGTATTAGATAGACAATGGCAGCGTCCCTGAATAGAGAGCCATCGAAAAAGGCAATAAAAAGCCCTGGAGGTTCTGGTAGCTCTCAAGGCAAAGCTAATTCGAGTGGCCAAACTGTGAAGTTTGCGCGAAGAACTTCGAGTGGACGGTATGTGAGTCTGTCTAGAGAAGACCTTGATATGTCCGGAGAATTATCCGGGGACTATATGGACTACACAGTACAGATTCCTGCCACCCCTGATAACCAGCCCATGGACTCATCCGGGGCTGTGAAGGCGGAGGAGCAATATGTTTCTAACTCTTTATTTACCGGAGGGTTCAATAGTACGACGCGTGCACATCTCATGGATAAGGTGATTGATTCGGAGGTGACTCATCCTCAGATGGCTGGAGCCAAAGGCTCTGCATGTATGATACCTGCTTGTGATGGTAAGGTGATGAAGGATGAGAGAGGAGTTGATATAAACCCCTGTGATTGCAGGTATGAGCTACGATACTCTAATTAATTACTAGTTTGATTACTAACCTAATAAGATCTTAAGTTCTTTGGGTACTAAAGCGAAGCTCAGAAATCCCAAACAAATAATTTCAACTAGTACTTTTGGATAGGATTTCCGCTATTATTACAATCAAGGGAGCAGAAAACGTGAGTGCAGAAATCAGTTCCCTTTAGGACGAGGGCTAGTTTTCGCATTGTGTAATTTTAACAGTCTTAAacttctatgtttttttttttattgtgtttgaattttgttttgtaggttCAAAATCTGTAGAGATTGCTATTTGGATGCACAGAAGAACACTGGCCTTTGTCCGGGTTGCAAGGAGCAATACAGAGTAGGAGACGAATTTGGTGATCCATCGGGTTACAACAATGGAACGCTGCAATTGCCTGGTGCTGACGGAAAAAGGGATAACATGTCTGCGATGAAGAGGAACCAAACCGGAGAACTTGATCACAATAGGTGGTTGTTTGAGAACAAGGGGACTTATGGTGATGGCAATGCTTTCGATCCCCAAGATGACGGGTATGGTGATGGCGGTGGTGATGGCTTCGGAGGGGGCTTGCTGGATGCGGATGACAAGGCTTGGAAACCCCTCGGCAAGATATTGCCAATTGCTACTGCCATTATCACCCCCTACAGGTCAGTATATAAATTCTCTCTCAGTACTTACTTTGTACATGCTGCATTTGTTCACGCAAACAAAAAGTGTTATGAATTAATTGAACTTTCGCAACAGAACAAACTTCgcgaaagtaaaaaaaaaaaaaaacataagaacATTGTTAGATGAAGTGATTATGTGTTCATATTGTATGATGATGCACTATAATTAAGATGACTTGACGaacaattaatatatattttatgttgaTCTTCGTCTTGTAGGATACTGATCTTCGTTCGGTTAATCGTGCTAAGTTTGTTCCTGCATTGGAGAGTAGTCAATCCAAACAATGATGCAAGATGGCTGTGGCTCATGTCGATTATCTGCGAAATATGGTTCGCCTTCTCTTGGATTCTTGATCAGACTCCTAAATTTTTCCCCATTAATCGTCAGACCTATCTTGAAGTCCTCCACGACAAGTTTGACAGGCCATCACCATCCAATCCAACGGGCCGGTCTGACCTCCCTGGCACTGACTTCTTTGTATCTACTGCTGATCCTGACAAAGAGCCACCTCTCACCACTGCCAACACCATCCTTTCAATCCTAGCCATTGATTACCCGGTCGAAAAGCTAGCATGCTACGTCTCTGATGATGGAGGTGCCCTCCTCACCTTTGAGGCAATGGCGGAAGCTGCTAGTTTCGCAGACTTGTGGGTTCCCTTCTGCCGGAAACACAACATTGAGCCGAGGAACCCTGACAGTTACTTCGCGTTGAAAGTTGACCCGACAAAGAACAAGAGTAGGCTGGACTTTGTGAAGGATAGGAGGAAGATCAAGAGGGAGTATGATGAGTTCAAGGTGAGGATTAACGGTCTTCCAGTTTCGATCAGGAGGCGGTCTGATGCTTTCCATGCCAGGGAGGAAATGCAGCAGTTGAAACATATGAGGGAGAATGGAATTGACCCTTTGGAGCAAGTCAAAGTCCCCAAGGCTACCTGGATGGCTGATGGCACACATTGGCCTGGTGCTTGGTCTGTTCCTTCCAGTGACCATGCCAAAGGTGACCATTCAGGAATTCTTCAGGTAAAATTAGCTCTTCAAGTAGTTGAGTAAAACCACGTTTACCGATTACCTCTTAAATTCTCTATCATATAGCGCACAAGCGCCAACCATTTAGTAAGTTTATACAACTCTAACCATTTGTTTGGGTGCACTCCTCTATTTGATCATGGCTTGAACAGTTCATTTTGCAgttctttcaaaaaaaattcaacctaAATGGCTTAACGATTTTCAATGAGAGTCAATTATTTGTTAGGATAATCTCATAGATGGTCGGTCCAGCTCATGGGAATGTTGTGGAATGGACTCAAACGAATAGTTAGCATCATATTAACTTGCTAACTTGTTAGCGCTTTTGTGCGTTGATAAGCATGTGGCTAGTAAATATGGCAGAAACAATATTACATGAACCTTGATGCTGCATTGTGTATAGGTGATGCTGAAGCCTCCTAGTCCTGACCCCCTAATGGGAAGTGCCGATGATGACAAGCTCATAGATTTCACAGATGTGGATATACGCCTCCCAATGTTTGTCTACATGTCGCGAGAAAAGCGGCCTGGCTATGATCACAACAAGAAAGCCGGTGCCATGAATGCGCTGGTGAGAGCATCCGCCATCTTGTCAAACGGCCCTTTCATTCTCAACCTTGACTGTGATCACTACATCTACAACTGCAAAGCTGTCCGTGAAGGCATGTGCTTCATGATGGACAAAGGCGGTGAAAACATCTGCTACATTCAGTTTCCTCAGAGA
This region includes:
- the LOC137730097 gene encoding AT-hook motif nuclear-localized protein 25-like — protein: MSGVDPDPDAPTNTSPGAPSSPARRPRGRPPGAKNKPKPPLIIAQDTPNALTSHVLEVSSGSDVVESVMTYATRRGRGVCVLSGSGAVANVNLRQPAAAVLPLGSSSTVLTMHGRFEILSLTGTCLPPPAPSGTSGLALYLAGGQGQVVGGSVVGPLRASGPVTLIVASFANAVYDRLPLEEEEKEAPPPPLQATASQSSGVTGSGSGGDGYNLGMLRTFPGDVCGWNSGSS
- the LOC137729815 gene encoding cellulose synthase-like protein D4 yields the protein MAASLNREPSKKAIKSPGGSGSSQGKANSSGQTVKFARRTSSGRYVSLSREDLDMSGELSGDYMDYTVQIPATPDNQPMDSSGAVKAEEQYVSNSLFTGGFNSTTRAHLMDKVIDSEVTHPQMAGAKGSACMIPACDGKVMKDERGVDINPCDCRFKICRDCYLDAQKNTGLCPGCKEQYRVGDEFGDPSGYNNGTLQLPGADGKRDNMSAMKRNQTGELDHNRWLFENKGTYGDGNAFDPQDDGYGDGGGDGFGGGLLDADDKAWKPLGKILPIATAIITPYRILIFVRLIVLSLFLHWRVVNPNNDARWLWLMSIICEIWFAFSWILDQTPKFFPINRQTYLEVLHDKFDRPSPSNPTGRSDLPGTDFFVSTADPDKEPPLTTANTILSILAIDYPVEKLACYVSDDGGALLTFEAMAEAASFADLWVPFCRKHNIEPRNPDSYFALKVDPTKNKSRLDFVKDRRKIKREYDEFKVRINGLPVSIRRRSDAFHAREEMQQLKHMRENGIDPLEQVKVPKATWMADGTHWPGAWSVPSSDHAKGDHSGILQVMLKPPSPDPLMGSADDDKLIDFTDVDIRLPMFVYMSREKRPGYDHNKKAGAMNALVRASAILSNGPFILNLDCDHYIYNCKAVREGMCFMMDKGGENICYIQFPQRFEGIDPSDRYANHNTVFFDGNMRALDGLQGPMYVGTGTMFRRFALYGFDPPNPDKLPVKKDDEAQGEPLTQSNTQPLTASDFDPDLDTNLLPKRFGNSTMLAESIPVAEYQGRPVADHPSVKFGRPPGALRVPRDPLNATTVAEAVSAISCWYEDKTEWGDRVGWIYGSVTEDVVTGYRMHNRGWRSVYCVTKRDAFRGSAPINLTDRLHQVLRWATGSVEIFFSRNNAFLASMRLKLLQRLAYINVGIYPFTSIFLIVYCFLPALSLFSGQFIVANLNITFLVYLLTITICLIALAILEVKWSGIALEEWWRNEQFWLISGTSAHLAAVVQGLLKVIAGIEISFTLTAKSAGEDNEDIYADLYLVKWTSLMIPPIVIAMVNIIAIAVAFSREVYALNPQWARFIGGAFFSFWVLAHLYPFAKGLMGRRRKTPTIVFVWSGLIAITLSLLWVAINPPAVVVVG